The following coding sequences are from one Pseudonocardia sp. HH130630-07 window:
- a CDS encoding lipopolysaccharide biosynthesis protein, whose translation MAPDASRAVLGRGSLYTLGSVAPILANVLVTPVVTRVLGLEQYGIVAAGLILVQVGAMVVGLGLGSSITRHGILERSGADGARALVLQGSAISTGLVVAALLAGPLWSEPVLSVRWQAGLAFAALSAAGFAAVLNAQAFLRVQDRPLPFVVMSGVATLGGPLAGLGMALWRSADADDYLFGLLLGYLAAGLTGVVLAWRGGRPRTERGDLWRALKVGLPAVPHLVALLLVQNALVVIVNHVFSPADGGRMQVALLLGSAPAMVVSALNNAWAPVIYRTDPAQRGEALEHSARDVAAITVALSGGVALLAPFLLRVLAPAEFSPAELVPVTAVATIGAVVSVAYLANVHLVFASGRSAGLALASPVSLVIGLVAAILLARTGSLTAVAVGFPLIYVALAVGTSLLRRRVSETRWRESVLALPVLAGALVCGAAVVLPAEGIGWLSVRFGLAVLLGVALLWMVRRIFTRS comes from the coding sequence GTGGCTCCGGACGCGAGCCGCGCGGTCCTCGGCCGTGGCTCCCTCTACACCCTGGGCAGCGTCGCGCCGATCCTGGCGAACGTGCTGGTCACGCCGGTCGTGACCCGGGTGCTGGGGCTGGAGCAGTACGGCATCGTGGCCGCCGGTCTGATCCTGGTGCAGGTCGGTGCGATGGTGGTCGGCCTCGGGCTCGGCTCGTCGATCACCCGGCACGGGATCCTGGAGCGCTCCGGCGCCGACGGTGCCCGCGCGCTGGTCCTGCAGGGCAGCGCGATCTCGACCGGGCTCGTCGTGGCGGCCCTGCTGGCCGGCCCGCTGTGGAGCGAGCCGGTGCTCTCGGTGCGGTGGCAGGCCGGTCTCGCGTTCGCCGCGCTCAGCGCGGCCGGGTTCGCCGCGGTGCTGAACGCGCAGGCGTTCCTGCGGGTCCAGGACCGGCCGCTGCCGTTCGTGGTCATGTCCGGGGTGGCGACGCTGGGCGGCCCGCTCGCCGGCCTCGGCATGGCGCTGTGGCGCTCCGCCGACGCCGACGACTACCTGTTCGGCCTGCTCCTCGGCTACCTCGCGGCCGGGCTGACCGGCGTCGTCCTGGCGTGGCGGGGTGGCCGGCCGCGCACCGAGCGCGGCGACCTGTGGCGGGCGCTGAAGGTGGGCCTGCCGGCCGTGCCGCACCTGGTCGCGTTGCTGCTGGTGCAGAACGCGCTGGTGGTGATCGTGAACCACGTGTTCAGCCCCGCGGACGGCGGCCGCATGCAGGTCGCGCTGCTGCTCGGCTCGGCCCCCGCGATGGTGGTCTCGGCGCTGAACAACGCCTGGGCCCCGGTGATCTACCGGACGGACCCCGCGCAGCGCGGTGAGGCCCTGGAGCACAGCGCCCGCGACGTCGCTGCCATCACCGTCGCGCTCTCCGGCGGGGTCGCCCTGCTCGCGCCGTTCCTGCTCCGGGTGCTCGCCCCCGCCGAGTTCAGCCCCGCCGAGCTGGTGCCGGTGACCGCGGTCGCGACGATCGGCGCCGTCGTCAGCGTGGCCTACCTGGCGAACGTGCACCTGGTGTTCGCCTCCGGGCGCAGTGCCGGACTCGCGCTGGCGAGCCCGGTCAGCCTGGTCATCGGCCTGGTCGCGGCGATCCTGCTGGCCCGGACCGGATCGCTGACGGCGGTGGCGGTCGGCTTCCCGCTGATCTACGTGGCCCTCGCGGTCGGGACGTCGCTCCTGCGGCGCCGGGTCTCGGAGACCCGCTGGCGGGAGTCCGTCCTGGCGCTCCCGGTGCTCGCGGGCGCCCTGGTCTGCGGGGCCGCGGTCGTGCTGCCCGCCGAGGGCATCGGATGGCTGTCGGTGCGCTTCGGCCTCGCGGTGCTGCTGGGCGTGGCGTTGCTCTGGATGGTCCGCCGGATCTTCACCCGGTCCTGA
- a CDS encoding DegT/DnrJ/EryC1/StrS family aminotransferase: MLPYGRQSISDDDVAAVAEVLRSDWLTTGPAVTRFEDDLAAVAGNPAAVVTSGTAALHVAYAAAGVGPGQDVVVAPLTFVATASSAALHGANVIFADVSEDTGNLDPAAVEAALTPGTTVVAGVDYAGHPIDADPLRSLAHDAGAVLLEDAAHSIGGHWHGRPVGDLADLTTLSFFPTKNLTTAEGGAVVSPRADLLARARTFRNIGLVRDKAVQRFPDEGPWHQEVHEFGLNYRLPDLLAALGSSQLRRLGAFRARRAEIHTRYDAALADVAEVRTPVTRDGAEPAWHLYPLRVLDGRRRQLFEFLRERGIGVQVNYVPVYWHPVFADLGYRRGLCPNAETYYSQQLSLPLFPDLTDADVDRVADLVREFFGYPV, encoded by the coding sequence ATGCTCCCCTACGGCCGGCAGTCGATCTCCGACGACGACGTCGCCGCGGTCGCCGAGGTCCTGCGTTCGGACTGGTTGACCACCGGCCCGGCCGTCACCCGGTTCGAGGACGACCTGGCCGCCGTCGCCGGGAACCCGGCGGCCGTGGTGACGTCGGGGACGGCCGCGCTGCACGTGGCCTACGCCGCGGCCGGTGTCGGGCCGGGCCAGGACGTGGTGGTGGCCCCGCTGACGTTCGTGGCGACCGCGTCGTCGGCGGCGCTGCACGGCGCGAACGTGATCTTCGCCGACGTGAGCGAGGACACCGGCAACCTGGACCCGGCGGCGGTGGAGGCGGCGCTGACGCCGGGCACCACCGTCGTCGCCGGGGTGGACTACGCCGGGCACCCGATCGACGCCGACCCGCTGCGCTCGCTGGCCCACGACGCCGGTGCGGTGCTGCTGGAGGACGCCGCGCACTCGATCGGCGGGCACTGGCACGGCCGTCCGGTCGGCGATCTGGCCGACCTGACCACGCTCTCGTTCTTCCCGACCAAGAACCTGACCACCGCGGAGGGCGGCGCCGTCGTCTCGCCGCGGGCCGACCTGCTGGCCAGGGCGCGCACGTTCCGCAACATCGGGCTGGTCCGGGACAAGGCGGTCCAGCGGTTCCCGGACGAGGGTCCGTGGCACCAGGAGGTGCACGAGTTCGGGCTGAACTACCGGTTGCCGGACCTGCTCGCCGCGCTGGGCTCGTCGCAGCTGCGCCGGCTCGGGGCGTTCCGCGCCCGCCGGGCGGAGATCCACACCCGCTACGACGCCGCGCTGGCCGACGTCGCCGAGGTGCGCACCCCGGTCACCCGGGACGGCGCCGAGCCGGCCTGGCACCTGTACCCGCTGCGGGTGCTCGACGGCCGCCGTCGCCAGCTGTTCGAGTTCCTGCGCGAGCGCGGGATCGGCGTGCAGGTGAACTACGTCCCGGTGTACTGGCACCCGGTGTTCGCCGATCTCGGTTACCGGCGCGGCCTGTGCCCGAACGCCGAGACCTACTACTCCCAGCAGCTCTCGCTGCCGCTGTTCCCGGACCTGACCGACGCCGACGTGGACCGGGTCGCCGATCTGGTGCGGGAGTTCTTCGGGTACCCGGTGTGA
- the pseB gene encoding UDP-N-acetylglucosamine 4,6-dehydratase (inverting), with protein MSVLKGSSVLVTGGTGSFGKAFVRALLDRYEPRRLVILSRDELKQYECRSLFGDDPRLRWFLGDVRDRDRLKRAMHGVDYVVHAAALKQVDTAEYNPFEFIRTNVEGSQNVVEAAIDSGVKKVVALSTDKASSPINLYGATKLCADRLFVSANHYAAAYETRFAVVRYGNVLGSRGSVVPLFKRLAAEGQSLPITDKRMTRFWITLPDAVQFVIDSFDAMQGGELYVPRIPSMRMTDLAEAIAPGVATHEIGIRPGEKLHEEMIAADDSRRTIKLPDRYVVEPYIAGWGYTSPAGGEQVPDGQAYRSDTNDLWLSPQQLREMVEALD; from the coding sequence ATGTCGGTACTCAAGGGCTCGTCGGTCCTGGTCACGGGCGGTACGGGTTCTTTCGGCAAGGCGTTCGTACGCGCCCTGCTGGACCGTTACGAGCCCCGTCGCCTGGTGATCCTGTCCCGGGACGAGCTGAAGCAGTACGAGTGCCGGTCGCTGTTCGGCGACGACCCTCGCCTGCGCTGGTTCCTCGGTGACGTCCGGGACCGGGACCGGCTCAAGCGCGCCATGCACGGCGTCGACTACGTCGTGCACGCCGCGGCGCTGAAGCAGGTCGACACCGCGGAGTACAACCCGTTCGAGTTCATCCGGACCAACGTCGAGGGCTCGCAGAACGTCGTCGAGGCCGCGATCGACTCCGGCGTGAAGAAGGTCGTCGCGCTGTCCACGGACAAGGCGTCGAGCCCGATCAACCTCTACGGCGCCACCAAGCTGTGCGCCGACCGGCTGTTCGTCTCCGCGAACCACTACGCCGCCGCCTACGAGACCCGGTTCGCGGTGGTCCGCTACGGCAACGTGCTCGGCAGCCGCGGCTCGGTGGTGCCGCTGTTCAAGCGCCTGGCGGCCGAGGGGCAGTCGCTGCCGATCACCGACAAGCGGATGACCCGGTTCTGGATCACGCTGCCGGACGCGGTGCAGTTCGTCATCGACTCGTTCGACGCGATGCAGGGCGGCGAGCTCTACGTCCCGCGGATCCCGTCGATGCGGATGACCGACCTGGCCGAGGCGATCGCACCGGGCGTCGCGACGCACGAGATCGGCATCCGGCCGGGCGAGAAGCTGCACGAGGAGATGATCGCCGCGGACGACTCCCGCCGGACGATCAAGCTCCCGGACCGCTACGTCGTCGAGCCCTACATCGCCGGCTGGGGCTACACCTCGCCCGCCGGCGGCGAGCAGGTGCCGGACGGGCAGGCCTACCGGTCGGACACGAACGACCTGTGGCTGTCCCCGCAGCAGCTGCGCGAGATGGTCGAGGCGCTCGACTGA
- a CDS encoding cytidylyltransferase domain-containing protein, with protein sequence MPTTTRTGPRINAVVQARTGSTRLPGKVLTELGGRPVLDRVLDAARAAPGVDGVIVATSTAAGDDAVADRAAGLGVDVVRGSEDDVLARFVQAVDEHPCDAVVRLTADCPLLDPALIGLAAATWRSAPEHDYVATTLVRTLPRGLDVELAAVPALRELAGTATGYDRTHVTSGLYGDPGRFRCLGLVVAPAADDLRVTLDTVDDLHALRGLVELLGDRTDWRSVVSALRARPDLVARNAHVRQKSLAEG encoded by the coding sequence GTGCCGACCACCACCCGGACCGGTCCCCGGATCAACGCCGTCGTCCAGGCCCGGACCGGATCGACCCGGCTGCCCGGCAAGGTGCTCACCGAGCTCGGCGGCCGTCCGGTGCTGGACCGGGTGCTCGACGCGGCCCGCGCGGCCCCCGGCGTGGACGGGGTGATCGTCGCGACGTCGACCGCCGCCGGTGACGACGCCGTCGCCGACCGGGCGGCCGGACTGGGCGTCGACGTGGTCCGCGGCTCCGAGGACGACGTGCTGGCCCGGTTCGTCCAGGCCGTCGACGAGCACCCGTGCGACGCCGTCGTCCGGCTCACCGCGGACTGCCCGCTGCTCGACCCGGCGCTCATCGGCCTGGCCGCCGCCACCTGGCGGAGCGCCCCGGAGCACGACTACGTCGCGACCACCCTGGTCCGGACGCTGCCGCGCGGACTCGACGTCGAGCTGGCCGCGGTGCCCGCGCTGCGTGAGCTGGCCGGCACCGCGACCGGGTACGACCGCACCCACGTGACCTCCGGGCTCTACGGCGATCCCGGGCGCTTCCGCTGCCTGGGTCTGGTCGTCGCCCCGGCCGCCGACGACCTGCGGGTCACCCTGGACACCGTCGACGACCTGCACGCGCTGCGCGGGCTGGTCGAGCTGCTGGGCGATCGCACCGACTGGCGGTCGGTCGTGTCGGCGCTGCGGGCCCGTCCGGACCTGGTGGCGCGCAACGCGCACGTCCGCCAGAAGTCGCTCGCGGAGGGCTGA
- a CDS encoding bifunctional UDP-2,4-diacetamido-2,4,6-trideoxy-beta-L-altropyranose hydrolase/GNAT family N-acetyltransferase: MRLLLRCDAGPSTGVGHAVRCAAVAEAAGLSGHEVFWSGRLDGLGWLWDGLLQLGWSTDPRTSPAPEPGPPGTLLAPADTAAELARLCRTHRIDAVHVDHYLLGTDLRAALGAEGVTLSTVEDFGTGRRPGDLVVDPNLGADGHPRPDDGSPALLRGPGFAPLRHSARRARRIREIRDRTPAPDRVPAVLVVMGGTDAAGLLGPVVTALAGTGVAAAVDVVVPAGRSVTLPDDGPVRFRAVAPLPDLPAAMAEADLVVSAAGTTVWELCCVAVPMALLRAADNQTEGYRTVVASGAAAGLGGPADLVDPGPATAVLHRLLTDPGARDALAARAGAVVDGMGANRIVDAIAGSAGNPARDEIERDLLDGILVSRDARTDDAELLLRWRNDPETRRRSRSRTEITLDDHRRWLTASLARDDRRLLVVDDVTGPVGTVRWDLDDGAWEVSITVAPERRGARLALPLLLEGERALRAVTGPGTPVTAVVHAENTASARLFARAGYADDGTGPDPDGFHTLRRVL; this comes from the coding sequence ATGCGCCTGCTGCTGCGGTGCGACGCCGGACCGTCGACCGGGGTCGGGCACGCCGTGCGCTGCGCCGCCGTCGCCGAGGCGGCCGGTCTGTCCGGGCACGAGGTGTTCTGGTCCGGCCGGCTCGACGGCCTCGGCTGGCTGTGGGACGGCCTGCTCCAGCTGGGGTGGTCCACCGATCCGCGGACCTCCCCCGCGCCGGAGCCCGGACCGCCCGGCACCCTGCTCGCCCCGGCCGACACCGCGGCGGAGCTGGCCCGGCTGTGCCGGACGCACCGGATCGACGCCGTGCACGTCGACCACTACCTGCTCGGCACCGACCTGCGCGCCGCGCTCGGCGCGGAGGGCGTCACGCTGAGCACGGTCGAGGACTTCGGGACCGGGCGGCGCCCGGGTGACCTGGTCGTCGACCCTAATCTCGGCGCCGACGGCCACCCCCGGCCCGACGACGGCTCCCCCGCCCTGCTGCGCGGGCCCGGCTTCGCCCCGCTGCGGCACTCCGCCCGCCGGGCCCGCCGGATCCGCGAGATCCGCGACCGGACCCCGGCGCCGGACCGGGTGCCCGCGGTGCTCGTCGTCATGGGCGGCACCGACGCGGCGGGCCTGCTCGGCCCGGTGGTGACCGCGCTCGCCGGGACCGGCGTCGCGGCCGCGGTCGACGTCGTCGTCCCGGCCGGGCGCAGCGTCACGCTGCCCGACGACGGTCCGGTCCGGTTCCGGGCGGTGGCCCCGCTCCCCGATCTCCCCGCCGCGATGGCCGAGGCCGATCTCGTGGTCAGCGCGGCCGGGACGACGGTCTGGGAACTCTGCTGCGTCGCCGTGCCGATGGCGCTCCTGCGGGCCGCGGACAACCAGACCGAGGGCTACCGGACGGTCGTCGCGTCCGGCGCCGCCGCCGGGCTGGGCGGACCGGCGGACCTCGTCGATCCCGGGCCCGCGACCGCCGTCCTGCACCGGCTGCTCACCGACCCCGGCGCGCGGGACGCGCTCGCCGCCCGGGCCGGTGCCGTCGTCGACGGGATGGGCGCGAACCGGATCGTGGACGCGATCGCGGGCAGCGCCGGGAACCCCGCGCGGGACGAGATCGAGCGGGACCTGCTGGACGGGATCCTGGTCTCCCGGGACGCCCGCACCGACGACGCCGAACTGCTCCTGCGCTGGCGCAACGACCCGGAGACCCGCCGCCGGTCCCGCTCGAGGACCGAGATCACCCTCGACGACCACCGGCGCTGGCTGACCGCCTCCCTCGCCCGCGACGACCGGCGGCTGCTCGTCGTCGACGACGTCACCGGCCCGGTCGGCACCGTCCGCTGGGACCTCGACGACGGCGCCTGGGAGGTGTCGATCACCGTCGCGCCCGAGCGGCGCGGGGCCCGGCTGGCGCTGCCGCTGCTGCTCGAGGGGGAACGGGCGCTGCGTGCGGTCACCGGCCCCGGGACCCCGGTGACGGCCGTGGTGCACGCGGAGAACACCGCGTCCGCACGGCTGTTCGCCCGCGCCGGGTACGCCGACGACGGCACCGGCCCGGACCCGGACGGCTTCCACACCCTGCGCCGCGTCCTGTGA
- a CDS encoding VOC family protein, producing MAWRLEVVVVPVADIDRGVAFYADRLGFTLDHDVRPGPGNRIVQLTPPGSGCSIVLGEGVVPAMTPGSLRGLQLVVPDVVAAREQLVGRGVEVSEIQVLGGDPDAVSRGGSALDDVGFVFFDDPDGNAWTVQQMSQRNGS from the coding sequence ATGGCGTGGCGCCTGGAGGTGGTGGTCGTACCCGTCGCCGACATCGACCGGGGTGTCGCCTTCTACGCCGACCGGCTCGGGTTCACCCTCGACCACGACGTTCGCCCGGGACCGGGGAACAGGATCGTGCAGCTGACCCCACCCGGTTCCGGTTGCTCGATCGTCCTCGGCGAAGGCGTCGTGCCGGCCATGACGCCGGGTTCGCTGCGCGGCCTGCAACTGGTCGTCCCCGACGTCGTAGCGGCGCGTGAGCAGTTGGTGGGTCGCGGAGTCGAGGTCAGCGAGATCCAGGTCCTCGGCGGCGACCCCGACGCGGTGAGTCGTGGAGGCTCGGCGTTGGACGACGTCGGATTCGTCTTCTTCGACGATCCCGACGGCAACGCCTGGACTGTGCAGCAGATGTCGCAGCGGAACGGATCGTGA
- a CDS encoding YciI family protein, with the protein MTRYVFLMYDSEDWYNTADEHAIVDEFALHEQFMEAVRAAGADVVGGEALERSSAASTVRRGATGAGGSGSPEPLVTDGPFADTKEALGGFYVIDAPDLDVALRLARVCPAGTVEVRPVMQMPDDAG; encoded by the coding sequence GTGACGCGTTACGTGTTTCTGATGTACGACTCGGAGGACTGGTACAACACCGCCGACGAGCACGCCATCGTGGACGAGTTCGCATTGCACGAGCAGTTCATGGAAGCGGTGCGCGCCGCCGGCGCCGACGTCGTGGGGGGCGAGGCGCTGGAGCGCTCGTCGGCTGCCAGCACCGTGCGCCGCGGGGCGACGGGTGCCGGCGGGAGCGGGAGTCCCGAACCGTTGGTGACCGATGGCCCGTTTGCCGACACCAAGGAAGCGCTCGGCGGTTTCTACGTCATCGACGCACCCGACCTCGATGTCGCGCTGCGCCTGGCTCGCGTCTGCCCTGCCGGAACCGTGGAAGTCCGCCCGGTCATGCAGATGCCCGACGACGCCGGATGA
- a CDS encoding RNA polymerase sigma factor, whose product MSTGGRAVEDAFRDAWPVVVAATARFTRDLDLAEDCAQEALERALRSWDEAVPRVPQAWLITTARRIALDRLRRDTALRRKLPLLVEPHGGHADEDDADEDDAGVLAPEDPLRLVFLCCHPALSRESQVVLTLRLVCGLDVGAIAAVTLSGRAGVARRITRAKQKIIAARVPFRLPCARELSERLDAALTVVHLTHTAGHLAAHAHSSHGLRDDALNTRAVALARLLVRLLPDEPEPRGLLALITLTDARGPSRTGEDGEMVLLPDQDRSQWDRTMIAEGLTLATAALRGGRPGRFTLQAAVAGLHAVAPSWADTDWDQIVASYDSLMRSWPSPVVALNRAMARSWSKETDLPDILAELDALADQLPGYPYLPAARADVLRRLGRSDDAAHAYDQAHALTTNPLQRRYLDRQRSQSAR is encoded by the coding sequence ATGAGCACCGGAGGGAGAGCCGTCGAGGACGCGTTCCGGGACGCCTGGCCCGTCGTGGTCGCGGCCACAGCCCGGTTCACCCGTGACCTCGACCTTGCCGAGGACTGCGCTCAGGAAGCGCTCGAGCGAGCGTTGCGCAGCTGGGACGAGGCCGTCCCGAGGGTTCCGCAAGCCTGGCTCATCACCACTGCGCGCCGGATCGCGCTCGACCGGTTGCGTCGCGACACGGCCCTGCGTCGCAAGCTTCCGCTGCTGGTGGAACCGCACGGCGGCCACGCCGACGAGGACGACGCCGACGAGGACGACGCCGGAGTCCTCGCGCCGGAGGACCCGCTGCGGTTGGTGTTCCTGTGCTGCCATCCTGCGCTGTCACGGGAGTCGCAGGTCGTACTGACCCTTCGACTGGTGTGTGGCCTGGACGTCGGCGCGATCGCGGCGGTGACACTGAGCGGGCGGGCCGGAGTCGCACGTCGGATCACCCGGGCGAAGCAGAAGATCATCGCGGCGCGGGTGCCGTTCCGGCTTCCGTGCGCACGTGAACTGTCCGAACGGCTCGACGCTGCGCTGACCGTCGTCCACCTCACCCACACGGCCGGTCACCTGGCAGCTCACGCCCACTCCTCCCACGGGCTGCGCGATGACGCGCTGAACACACGGGCCGTCGCGCTGGCCCGCCTGCTCGTGCGCCTGCTGCCCGATGAGCCCGAGCCCCGCGGTCTGCTGGCGCTCATCACGCTCACCGACGCACGCGGTCCGAGCCGCACCGGCGAGGACGGTGAGATGGTCCTGCTCCCCGACCAGGACCGGTCTCAGTGGGACCGCACCATGATCGCCGAGGGACTCACGCTGGCCACGGCGGCGCTGCGTGGTGGCCGGCCCGGCCGGTTCACCCTGCAAGCTGCCGTGGCCGGGCTGCACGCGGTGGCCCCGAGCTGGGCCGACACCGACTGGGACCAGATCGTCGCCTCCTACGACAGCCTGATGCGCAGCTGGCCGTCTCCGGTGGTGGCGCTCAACCGGGCGATGGCACGCAGCTGGTCGAAAGAGACCGATCTGCCCGACATCCTGGCCGAACTCGACGCGCTGGCCGATCAACTACCCGGATACCCCTACCTGCCGGCCGCGCGGGCCGACGTTCTGCGCCGTCTAGGACGGTCAGACGACGCAGCACATGCCTACGACCAAGCACACGCCCTCACCACGAACCCTCTCCAACGGCGCTACCTCGACCGGCAGCGCAGCCAGTCAGCTCGGTAA
- a CDS encoding biotin transporter BioY: protein MSGSRSALPTADLARIVVFAAFIAVLGLFPGIGGVAGVPIVVQNAGPILAGAILGWRLATMSVALLLVLTAIGLPLLSGGRGGIGVFVGPSAGFVVGWLLSALVTGLIVQRARRRTLPVLLLACLAGLLADYLIGMPVIGAYVGDLGAGIVQSLVFVPGDLIKVVLAAVIAGLVHRALPDLLPPPAATGARTR, encoded by the coding sequence GTGTCCGGGTCCCGTTCCGCGCTCCCCACGGCCGATCTCGCGCGCATCGTCGTGTTCGCCGCGTTCATCGCCGTCCTCGGCCTGTTCCCGGGGATCGGCGGTGTCGCCGGGGTCCCGATCGTCGTGCAGAACGCCGGCCCGATCCTGGCCGGCGCCATCCTCGGCTGGCGGCTCGCGACGATGTCGGTCGCGTTGCTGCTGGTCCTCACCGCGATCGGGCTGCCGCTGCTGTCCGGCGGCCGGGGCGGCATCGGCGTGTTCGTCGGACCGAGCGCCGGGTTCGTCGTGGGCTGGTTGCTGTCCGCGCTGGTCACCGGCCTGATCGTGCAGCGGGCCCGGCGGCGCACGCTGCCCGTCCTGCTGCTCGCCTGCCTCGCCGGGCTGCTCGCCGACTACCTGATCGGCATGCCGGTGATCGGCGCGTACGTCGGTGACCTCGGCGCCGGGATCGTGCAGTCGCTGGTGTTCGTCCCCGGAGACCTGATCAAGGTCGTGCTGGCGGCCGTGATCGCCGGGCTCGTCCACCGGGCGCTGCCCGATCTCCTGCCGCCGCCCGCCGCCACCGGGGCCCGCACCCGGTGA
- a CDS encoding AMP-binding protein gives MTTAPLLPHRLAAGVTDARARLRAAGARPGDRIVLDAPARSRWDVLPHLLAAADLGLATLVADPGWSAAERRAVLLDADPDLVVATGGVTGPRDPGRATRPEDGTALLPTTSGSTGAPSVLARTRESWRIGFDVLGPLPGPVLVPGPPSSTLYLFGALYALHHGLDPVTTGRFDPADARAAGTVHLVPALLSALLDDRERHPGGPAPSVVVCGGAHVAPAVRDRCARLLPGTLLLEYYGSAEHSLIAIRRDGGPLRPVPGVELTLADGVLWVDSPQAVAGRLRHGVLEPAGPGPSTVGDRAVIDADGALTVLGRASATISTGGTLVAAEEVEQVLRAVPGVADVVVAGTPHASLGMLVTAVVEPAPGGDADRRALREAARRALSPAKRPRRWLVTGALPRLGSGKPARTAVDAGLRDGTLDARPCGTHR, from the coding sequence GTGACCACGGCCCCCCTGCTGCCACACCGGCTCGCCGCCGGCGTCACCGACGCGCGGGCCCGGCTGCGGGCGGCGGGGGCCCGGCCGGGTGACCGGATCGTGCTGGACGCCCCGGCCCGCTCCCGCTGGGACGTGCTGCCGCACCTGCTCGCGGCCGCGGACCTGGGCCTGGCGACGCTCGTCGCCGATCCGGGCTGGTCGGCCGCCGAACGGCGGGCGGTGCTCCTCGACGCCGATCCCGATCTCGTCGTCGCGACCGGCGGCGTCACCGGCCCGCGCGACCCCGGCCGTGCGACCCGGCCGGAGGACGGGACCGCCCTGCTCCCGACGACGTCCGGCAGTACCGGCGCCCCGTCCGTCCTCGCCCGGACCCGGGAGTCCTGGCGGATCGGGTTCGACGTGCTCGGGCCGCTGCCGGGGCCGGTGCTCGTGCCGGGGCCACCGTCGTCGACGCTCTACCTCTTCGGCGCCCTGTACGCGTTGCACCACGGGCTGGACCCGGTCACGACCGGCCGGTTCGACCCCGCCGACGCCCGCGCCGCGGGGACCGTGCACCTGGTGCCCGCGCTGCTGTCCGCACTGCTCGACGACCGGGAGCGGCACCCGGGCGGCCCGGCGCCGTCGGTGGTCGTGTGCGGTGGGGCGCACGTCGCCCCCGCGGTCCGCGACCGCTGCGCCCGGCTCCTGCCCGGCACCCTGCTGCTGGAGTACTACGGCTCGGCCGAGCACTCGCTGATCGCGATCCGGCGCGACGGCGGGCCGCTGCGGCCGGTGCCCGGGGTGGAGCTGACCCTCGCGGACGGGGTCCTGTGGGTGGACAGTCCACAGGCCGTCGCCGGACGCCTGCGCCACGGTGTCCTGGAACCCGCGGGACCGGGCCCGAGCACGGTCGGGGACCGGGCCGTGATCGACGCGGACGGGGCGCTCACCGTCCTCGGCCGGGCCTCGGCGACGATCTCCACCGGCGGCACGCTGGTCGCCGCCGAGGAGGTGGAGCAGGTGCTGCGCGCGGTGCCCGGGGTCGCCGACGTCGTCGTCGCGGGGACGCCGCACGCGTCGCTGGGGATGCTGGTGACCGCCGTCGTCGAGCCCGCTCCGGGCGGCGACGCCGACCGCCGGGCGCTGCGGGAGGCGGCCCGCCGGGCGCTGTCCCCGGCGAAACGCCCGCGGCGCTGGCTGGTGACCGGTGCGCTGCCGCGGCTCGGGTCCGGCAAGCCCGCCCGGACCGCGGTCGACGCGGGCCTGCGCGACGGCACCCTCGACGCCCGGCCCTGCGGGACGCACCGATGA